The window GCAAAAGCGAACGCCGCTACGGCCACCACAATGGTCATGAACAACATGACCCTGGAGAACGGGAGCGCCTGATCGTTGCGCATCGCGGCTTCCATCTGCCCCCAACGGCGGTATGAAAGGACAGCCAGCCCCGCCCCCACCAAAGCAAGCAGGACACAGAGGACCAGACGGACTGGCGTGGGCGCGATGTTGGGAGCCAGCTGGTCAACAGCGACCGCGCCGGCGAGCAAGGCCAAGGACGTGCGGATCCAAGCAAGGAAGGTACGTTCGTTGGCGAGAGAAAACCTGTAATCGGGGGTCTTGCCTGTCCGTCGCCAAGCAGGTTCACGCAAAATGTCTCTCCAAGTTTTGTCAGTGCCGGGCAGCTTCCCCACCATATCAGCGGAGGTTCCCGGGCACGGTAAGTTACTGGCATGAGTGTTGAGCCTAAGCCCCCCGCCGTTCCTTCCTTCGAGTCCCGCGTCCATGGGTCACTTCTGGGCGGCGCGCTGGGTGATTCCCTTGGTTATGCAGTGGAGTTCGAGTCTCTTGCCGCGATTCGCGCGCGCTATGGTTCCGCCGGCCTGACTTCCTTCGGTCAGCTCGAGGTCAGCAGCCACTTCTCGGACGACACGCAAATGACGTTGTACACCGTCGACGGCCTGGTGGAAGCTCTCGAATGGGCGAACGACGGCGTAGCAGCGGACGAGGTTGCCTGCCTGTGGCTGGCCTACCTGCGTTGGCTCGCCACGCAGGACGTTGCTGTTGCCTCCTCCGCACCCGTGCCGCAACCGCGCTGGATCGACGCCCAGGATGTCCTGCATCACCGCCGCGCACCCGGCAACGCCTGCCTAAGCGGTTTGGCAACGGGCCAGATGGGAACAGTTGCACGTCCGGTCAATGCCGACTCCAAAGGTTGCGGCACCGTGATGCGTTCAGCCCCGTTTGGACTCATCCCCCACATTTCCCGCGAAGCGGTCTACAAACTCAGCTCGGACGCCGCTTCGTTGACACACGGACACCCTTCAGCGCGGCTCAGTGCGGCAGCCTTTAGCCTGCTGATCCACAACATCGTGGCAGGAAGCGACCCCCGCAACGCCGCCACAGAGGCCCTCATCTACGTCAACGGCGTCCCCACCAAGGCACCCGAACTGGCGGAGCGGCTGGACAAAGCCCTGCAGTTGTCCCTGCAGGGCTCCCCCTTGGACCCGGAAGAACTGACCACAGCGCTTGGTGAAGGTTGGGTTGCCGAGGAAGCACTCGCCGTCGGGCTTTACGCCGTGCTGGCCACCACAGGCAGCACGCCGGCAGAGCATTTCCGCAACGCGATAACCGTGGCCATCAATCACAGTGGCGACAGCGACTCCACCGGGTCCATTGCCGGAAACATCCTGGGCGCTTACTACGGTGAGGACTGCCTTCCGGCCGACTGGTTGGAGGCTTTGGAAGCCCCGGAGGTGGTTCGCGGCATGGCCGACCGCTTGCTTGCTGTCACCACCGGCTAAACAAGAGTTACGTTCTGCGGAGCGTCACGTTGTTGCAGGCCTCGCACACGTCCTCGGGAATAAGGCCGCGGCGCTGCAGGAAGCCAAAGATGGAGCAGCCGAGGCAGAAACCCACAAAGGATTCCAGCGAAGCCGCCACGATCAGGAGTGCCAGCAGGATCCAGGCGGCGGGCTGGAAGCCGGTGAAAAACAGCACGACGGCGGCGGTCGTCAAAGCGGCACCGATGCCTTGAGCGAAGCGCTTGGGTGGACCGGCAACCAGCTTGGCGTGTCCGATCTTGGGCGCCAGCACCTTCACTGACAGCAGTGCGAGCGGGGAGATCCGTGGCCCGAACAGCACCCGAAGCCAGAAGCCGATTGCCAGTGCCACCAGGCCTAAAGCCCAGCCGGTCAACAAGGTGGCGACTGCCAGCACCACCACCAGTCCGGCTGTGATCCGTGCGGCGTATTCGTTGACCGGGTTCGGGAAAGCGAACACCTTCCGCCAATCCACCCCGCCGCGTGCAGCTGCGCCGGCAGAAGAAGCAGCACCGGCCGGAGTGGAGCCGCCGGCTGGCTGGCGCACAGGAGCGGGGGGAAGAGCTGGCTTGGTCATGTCCCAAGGCTAGGAGTCCGGCTCCACCAGCGGGAAGGATTGTTGCGCAGTATGACCCTGCAGGCCGAGTGCGTGGAGGTTACGCGCCGCCCACCATCTGCAAGAACTCCCCCTCGGACACAACCTCGATTTGCTGGCCCTTGGCATGGAGTTCCAGGACCCTCTTTGCCTTGCCTGTGAGCCGGCCGGCGCGAAGGTCACCTGCCACAAAGCCATCACCGACGATCAGCACAGTAGTCCGTGCAGTTACCCGGCTTTCGGGACGTGCGCCCATGTCCGCAGCCCGTGATTTTGCCTCCGGCCTGGTGATGGCGAGGTCTCCCGTGAACACCACGGTCTGGCCGAAGAGCGGGTGCCCGGGTTCCGCGGACGGGTTCGGCAACGGGTTGGGCCCTTCCTCCGGCCAGGCCTGGAAGCCACCCGGCACGCCCAGTGCACTTTCAAGCGTCCGTTCGGCGGCGCTTCCGGTCCTTGCCGCGAGCGCAGATATGGTGGCTTTGGAGAGACCCTGCGAGGGATCGAATGCGGGTTGCTTCGGCAGGTTCAGGCCGAGGGAAAGGTAGAGTTCGGCGATGCTGTTGGCGCTGTTCCGTCTGGCGATGTCCACCAGGATGCCGGCGCAGGCGCGGGCGTCTTCCGCGGCGTCGTGGTGATTGACCAGGGGAACCCCGGCTTCCTCTGCGGCATAGGGCAGAGAATTGGAAACCAGCGAATAGCAGCGTCGGGACAGCATCACGGTGCACACGTAGTCATAAGCCGGCCCGGCCAGGCCTGAAACTTCCAGGCCTGAGCGAATAACGCCGAGGTCGAAGGCTGCGTTGTGGGCAGCGAGTACGTCGTCGCCAATGAATGCGCCGATTTCAGGGAAGAGCTCTCCGAACCGTGGGCGGCCGGCGACGTCTTCGGCACGGATGCCGTGGATGCGGGTGTTGTGGAATTCGAAGTGATCGTGGTTCTCCGGAGGGCGCATCAGCCAGGAGGCTTCCTCCACCACAACTCCGTTGCGGACTTTACTCAGGCCCACCGAACACGGAGACCCCCTGAAGCCGTTGGCTGTTTCAAAGTCGATCGCCGTAAAGTCCAATGCCACTGGACAAGATTACAGCCGGAAAAGGCCGGCCCTGCCGATTTGTGCGGCGGGGCGGCCCTTCCGGCCAGTATTGTGGCGAACGCTACATCTCGTTGCCTAGGGAGTGGCCCTGCGCAGAGTTGTGTAGGATCCGGCTGCGAGTACGACGCACAGGAGGGCGGCCCACCCGCTGATGCTGAGCGGCGTCTGCTGGGCCATCCAGTTTCCAAAGTGTCCCCAGCCTTCAAACACGGTGGTGAGGGCGGCTATGCCGATCAGGGTTATCGCCGTTCCCAAGGTGGAGACCAAGGTGCCGGTGGTGCCCCAGCGCTTGAAGATGGTGGCGAACCAGAATCCGATGATGAACATGAACATCATCAGCACAAAGAAGAATGCGGCGGTGGAGTACCAGGGACCGTCGGTGACCCACGGGATATTGAAGAAGTACCCGGAAACGCCCCAGCCGTTGGTGGCCCGTTCGAGGACACCGCCCAGCATGTACAGCACGGTCATCCCCAGTGCGATGAGCGAGAAGAGGCCGAGGGTTCCCAAGTAGAACGCACGCCGGCTGATGCTCAGGCCTTGGGAGAACGGGAACACCAGGGTCATGCTTTGGATTCCAAGGACCAGGAAGTACCAGAGTGGTGCCTGGCTGCCGCCGCCATTCTTACCCTCGGTGACGGGAATGAGGGCAAAAATGGCGAGCGACATCAGGAAGGATGCCGCCAGGATGGTCAGAGGCCATCCGATGTACGTCCACTTGTTGATCAGCTGCATTCGGGCAACTGCCAGGGTCCTGCTCATCGCCTTGCCTCCATCGTGTCATCGGCGAATTCTCCACTGCCTGTACCCGTTGCGCCTGCCCCGGCCATGGTCTTCCGCACCACCAACTGCTGCAATGAAACCGGTGATAGTTCGAGGCCAAGCTCCTGGGCTTCGGTGCGTTCGCGGCTGCTGAGCACCTCGTCTACCGTCACTGATGCCAACGACCCCAGCGTTTCCCGGTGCAGGATCTTCCGGCCGGCCAGGAAGGCATCCACCTTTTCGGCAGAACCGGAAACTGTCACGGCGGAGCCCCTTATCTCCTCGGCATCGGCGTCCATAATGATCCGCCCCCGATCGATGACCACTACGTGTTCAAGGAGATTCGCTACCTCGTCGATCAGGTGTGAGGAAAGGATGATGGTGCGCGGGTGCTCCGCGTAGTCCTCCACCAGACGGTCGTAGAACAATTGCCGGGCTACGGCGTCGAGTCCCAAGTAGGGCTCGTCGAAGAAGGTCAGTTCTGCCCTGGAGGCCAGGCCGATAATGACTCCAACAGCGGACAACTGCCCGCGTGAGAGTTTCTTGATCCGCCGTTTGACGGGAAGCTGGAAATCCTCGGCCAGGCGGTCGGCGAACTCCTGGTCCCAGTTCTTGTAGAACAGCGCAGCAGAGCGGAAGGCGTGCCGCGGCTGGAAGTCATCCGGGTACTTCTGCGATTCGCGGATAAAGCAGATCCGGGACAGCACCGCCTCGTTCTCATAGGCGTTGGCTCCGAAGACGAGTGCTTCACCGGACGTGGCAAAGGCCTGGGCTGTCAGGATGGACATCAGGGTGGTCTTGCCGGCTCCGTTGCGCCCCAGCAATCCGTAGATACGGTTGGCTGAGAGGCTAAGGTTCACCTTGTCCAGAGCATTCAGGTCTTTGTAGTGCTTGATCAGGTTACGGGCCTCGACGATGGTGTCGTTCACAGGGCCGCACTCCTTTCCTTGTCAGTCCCGGGTTCCGGGTCAAGCCCGGAGCTGCGTTCAATCATGGTGTTGAGCTGCTCCGCCGAGATGCCCAGCTTCCGGGCCTCCAACGCCAGCGGCTTGACGTACTGCTCGAAGAACTCTTCGGTGCGGCGTGCTACCAGCTGGGCGCGTGCCCCCGTAGCTACGAACATCCCTATCCCCCTGCGTTTGTAGAGAATTCCTGAATCCACCAGCAGATTGACGCCCTTGGCAGCTGTTGCCGGGTTGATGCGGTGGAAAGCTGCGAACTCATTGGTAGACGGCACTTGGGATTCCTCGGCCATACTGCCGTCCACAATTCCGTTCTCTATGAGTTCGGCGATCTGCATGAAGATCGGTTTGCTGTCATCGATCATGAGCATCATCGCCTCACTGGTTCATTACTCATGTAACTAACCATACAACCGGCCAGCCAAGAGTCAAGAGGACGCCCGGAAAAATACGACGACGGCCGTCAAGTAGGCTTGATAGGTGATCTTTTCTGCGATAAGCGACCTTGCCGTATCCACTTTCGGGGGCGCGGGCCCGGTACAGCCGCCTATGGCTTCGTTCCTGCCGGACTGGCTGAACCCCGACGTCTTCCTCCGCGATTCACCGTTGGGCCCCTGGGTAGTCCTCCTGGTCTGCGCCATTGTGTTCGCAGAAACAGGACTCCTCGTGGGGTTCTTCCTGCCGGGTGACTCCATGCTGTTCACGGCGGGACTTCTGGTCTCCACAGGAGCAATCGAGTTCAACCTGTGGGCCATGTGCGCCATGATCATCGTGGCTGCCATCATCGGCAACCAAACCGGCTACCTCATTGGATCCAAGGCCGGCCCAGCGATCTTCAATAAGCCCGATTCACGGCTTTTCAAAAAGGAAAACGTGGAGAGCGCCCACGCGTTCTTCGAAAAGCACGGCGGCAAGGCCCTGATCCTGGCGCGATTCGTTCCCATCATCCGCACTTTCGTGCCAGTGATAGTGGGTGTTGCGCAGATGGACAAGCGTAAGTTCTTCCTCTTCAACGTCATTGGAGCAGTTCTCTGGGGCGGCGGCGTAACCCTGCTTGGCGCTTGGCTTGGCCAGTTCGAATGGGTCGGCAACAACATCGACATCATCTTCATCGTCATCGTCCTGATCTCGGTCATCCCGATCTTCATCGAAATCGGCCGTGGATTCATGGCCAAGCGCAGGGCAGCGGCCGAAGGCACCGACCCCGTTGAAGAGTTCATCGAAGAGCACGAGGGCGGCAAGCACACCGAGCACTGAGGCTCCGCAAACCCTCCCAAGGACAAAAGAGCCACGACAATAAAAGGCACCCCGCATTCGCGGGGTGCCTTTTTCTGTCAGGGAAAACAGCCAGGGGAAAAGCTACGTGGCCTTGGTCTCGGACAGAGCCGACACAATCGCGGGCAGCAGAGCACGGAACGCCTGTCCGCGGTGGCTGATGGCGTTCTTCTCCTCAGAGCTAAGCTCGGCACAGCTGCGGTCCATCCCGGCCGGTTGCAGCACGGGGTCGTATCCAAAGCCACCTTCGCCGCGAGGCTCGCGCAAGAGCGTCCCCTCCAGCTGGCCGTACTCCACGGTCTCGTGGGCGATGCCGTCCGGAGCTGGCACCGCCAAAGCTGCGGCGCAAACGAACGCTGCTCCGCGGAACGCATCCGGAACATCGGAGAGCTGCGCAAGAAGCAGGTTCAGGTTCGCGGTGTCGTTCCCATGCACTCCGGACCATCGGGCAGAGAAGATGCCCGGGGCTCCCCCCAGCACATCCACAGCAAGGCCCGA is drawn from Arthrobacter sp. 31Y and contains these coding sequences:
- a CDS encoding YidH family protein; translated protein: MVGKLPGTDKTWRDILREPAWRRTGKTPDYRFSLANERTFLAWIRTSLALLAGAVAVDQLAPNIAPTPVRLVLCVLLALVGAGLAVLSYRRWGQMEAAMRNDQALPFSRVMLFMTIVVAVAAFAFAVLILVAR
- a CDS encoding DedA family protein, with the translated sequence MSDLAVSTFGGAGPVQPPMASFLPDWLNPDVFLRDSPLGPWVVLLVCAIVFAETGLLVGFFLPGDSMLFTAGLLVSTGAIEFNLWAMCAMIIVAAIIGNQTGYLIGSKAGPAIFNKPDSRLFKKENVESAHAFFEKHGGKALILARFVPIIRTFVPVIVGVAQMDKRKFFLFNVIGAVLWGGGVTLLGAWLGQFEWVGNNIDIIFIVIVLISVIPIFIEIGRGFMAKRRAAAEGTDPVEEFIEEHEGGKHTEH
- a CDS encoding DUF4395 domain-containing protein, producing MTKPALPPAPVRQPAGGSTPAGAASSAGAAARGGVDWRKVFAFPNPVNEYAARITAGLVVVLAVATLLTGWALGLVALAIGFWLRVLFGPRISPLALLSVKVLAPKIGHAKLVAGPPKRFAQGIGAALTTAAVVLFFTGFQPAAWILLALLIVAASLESFVGFCLGCSIFGFLQRRGLIPEDVCEACNNVTLRRT
- a CDS encoding ADP-ribosylglycohydrolase family protein — its product is MSVEPKPPAVPSFESRVHGSLLGGALGDSLGYAVEFESLAAIRARYGSAGLTSFGQLEVSSHFSDDTQMTLYTVDGLVEALEWANDGVAADEVACLWLAYLRWLATQDVAVASSAPVPQPRWIDAQDVLHHRRAPGNACLSGLATGQMGTVARPVNADSKGCGTVMRSAPFGLIPHISREAVYKLSSDAASLTHGHPSARLSAAAFSLLIHNIVAGSDPRNAATEALIYVNGVPTKAPELAERLDKALQLSLQGSPLDPEELTTALGEGWVAEEALAVGLYAVLATTGSTPAEHFRNAITVAINHSGDSDSTGSIAGNILGAYYGEDCLPADWLEALEAPEVVRGMADRLLAVTTG
- a CDS encoding exonuclease domain-containing protein, which translates into the protein MALDFTAIDFETANGFRGSPCSVGLSKVRNGVVVEEASWLMRPPENHDHFEFHNTRIHGIRAEDVAGRPRFGELFPEIGAFIGDDVLAAHNAAFDLGVIRSGLEVSGLAGPAYDYVCTVMLSRRCYSLVSNSLPYAAEEAGVPLVNHHDAAEDARACAGILVDIARRNSANSIAELYLSLGLNLPKQPAFDPSQGLSKATISALAARTGSAAERTLESALGVPGGFQAWPEEGPNPLPNPSAEPGHPLFGQTVVFTGDLAITRPEAKSRAADMGARPESRVTARTTVLIVGDGFVAGDLRAGRLTGKAKRVLELHAKGQQIEVVSEGEFLQMVGGA
- a CDS encoding ABC transporter ATP-binding protein, producing the protein MNDTIVEARNLIKHYKDLNALDKVNLSLSANRIYGLLGRNGAGKTTLMSILTAQAFATSGEALVFGANAYENEAVLSRICFIRESQKYPDDFQPRHAFRSAALFYKNWDQEFADRLAEDFQLPVKRRIKKLSRGQLSAVGVIIGLASRAELTFFDEPYLGLDAVARQLFYDRLVEDYAEHPRTIILSSHLIDEVANLLEHVVVIDRGRIIMDADAEEIRGSAVTVSGSAEKVDAFLAGRKILHRETLGSLASVTVDEVLSSRERTEAQELGLELSPVSLQQLVVRKTMAGAGATGTGSGEFADDTMEARR
- the rdgB gene encoding RdgB/HAM1 family non-canonical purine NTP pyrophosphatase, which codes for MSGTPAPGHPRLVLATHNKGKLKELRELLRGQVPGLDVDTQVVDAAAAGAPDVAETGVTFAENSLLKARAVAEATGLVAIADDSGLAVDVLGGAPGIFSARWSGVHGNDTANLNLLLAQLSDVPDAFRGAAFVCAAALAVPAPDGIAHETVEYGQLEGTLLREPRGEGGFGYDPVLQPAGMDRSCAELSSEEKNAISHRGQAFRALLPAIVSALSETKAT
- a CDS encoding GntR family transcriptional regulator; protein product: MMLMIDDSKPIFMQIAELIENGIVDGSMAEESQVPSTNEFAAFHRINPATAAKGVNLLVDSGILYKRRGIGMFVATGARAQLVARRTEEFFEQYVKPLALEARKLGISAEQLNTMIERSSGLDPEPGTDKERSAAL